The sequence TCCTCAAGTTTATTTTTATAGCCGTTTATAAAATCTTGATTTGAAAAGCCAATTTTTTCAAATAAATAATCTAAAAAAATTCGCTGTTTTTCGCTAAATGGCTTCCAAATCATATTAGCTAAATTTAATTATTTTTTTTGCATTGTTGCCAACTATTAGATATACGCAATTTAACAAAAAAGTGCTTATATACAACCTAATTAGTACGGTTATAAGTAACTTTTGTTGTATTTTCACATACACAACCCTTTAGTTGTATATACGCATGTTTACCGAGTTTGAAATATTACTCAAAATTAAAAGATATAGCCCCAACACTATCAGTACATATGTGGGGCTTCTCCAGTCTTTTAGTGACTATATAGGCGAATTTCAGGAAATTTATCGATTGGATGCTAAACACCTGCTTCAAAAAATAAGGGAGATTATTATAGATAAGAGTTACGCATATACAACCCAAAAGCAATTGTTGAGTGCCTTGCAATTGTATTTAAAAGAAATGCACGGTCGCGAAACAGATTTTAGCACTTTGCGTCCCAGAAGTCCCCAAAAAGTACTTCCCGATATTTTAGCTTTAACGGAAGTAAAATTGATTTTGGACAGAACCGAAAATATAAAACACAAAGCCATGCTCACTACTATTTATGCCTTAGGCTTGCGCAGTGGCGAGCTCATAGATCTGGAAATTGTGCATCTGGATGGTAGTCGCAATACGGTGTTTATTAAACAAGCAAAGGGCAAAAAGGACCGTATGCTTCCTTTTCCTGAAAAACTAAAGGAGCTGCTTAGAGCATATTATAAAACCCACAAACCCAAACGGTTTCTTTTTGAGGGGCAAGATGGCGGGCCTTATACTGCGGGCAGCTTAAGAGCTGTTTTTAAGCAAGCTACAAAACGTGCTTCTATTAAAAAGAACGTTACTTTGCACAGTCTTCGGCATGCTTTTGCCACACATCTGTTGGAATCCGGGACAGATCTTAGAGTGATTCAGGAACTATTGGGGCACAATACTATAAAGACCACGATGCTCTATACGCACGTGACCTATGCACATCTATTAAAGGTGAAAAGTCCGCTGGAATTACTATAACCTTCAGCCTTTCCGCAGTACCGCCATCAAGGTTTCCAACTTAGCATTCAGCAGTTTGTTCTGCTCCTCCAGCTCGGCAAGGCGTTCTTGGAGGGGCAAGGTAGGGTCTGGGGCTTTGGTGGTAAAGTCTTGTGGCAGCTGGGCGGCGAGATCTGCAAAAAAGTTGTGGTTTAGCCCAAGGGAAAGCTCCCAAAGGATACTGCATGAAAAATTGTTCTGCCTTTGGTAGCGCATCACGCTATTGCTGCTCTTGCCCATTACTTTTGCCAAAGAGCCTTTCCGTGTTCGGTTTTGTTTAAAGTATGCTTTTAGCATGGCCCCAAGAGGGGGCATAGGCACTTCTTGGATGGTATTTTTTTTATAAGTCATAAATACTTGGAATTTAGTTAGATAAAGTATGGTATTTATTAGATAAAGTATGGAATATGATAGATAAAGTGTGATGTTAGTTAGATAAAGTATGAGTTTTGATAAATAAAATATGGTATTAGTTATATAAAGTATGAAGTCTATTAGATAAGCTATGATTTTTGATAGATAAAGTATGGATTGTGACAAATAATGTATGGAATATGGTAGTTAATCTATCAAAAACCATCATATTTATACTAGCGCCAAGTGCAAAAAAAATACGGACAATGCCCGTATTTTTTAGGTTCGCGCCTTTTAGGGTGTAGTTTCATCAACTGGTCTGCCGTTGCCCTGCCCTTCAAAGCGTACTTTCAGCTTTTCAAAGCTCTGCTTGGCTCCAGAAATGCCAGCTTGGTTGGCAGCGTCATAGTTTTTGAAAACGCTCAACGCCATGGTGTAGGCCTCGTGGCCCGCTATACGTTTTAAATCTGCTACCTTTTGGGCTGCGTTCTGTAAGCGACTTTCAATGTTATCCAACTGTTCAAAAAGCTGAATGTCATTTTGCAAGAACGTGGCGTTCAGGTAGGGTGGCAAGATGGAAAGACCGCTTCCGTTCATTTCTGCTAGTACGTCTTCTGCAAACACTTTGTTGTTTACGTTTATGGCGCTGTAAACACCTCGTTGGTTATCGTCTAGGCTGCCTGTGGGCAACGCTGCTTCCAAAGTGTTGATGGATTCTGTGATGTTTGCAATGGTGGCACCGTCTAGCACCTCATTCAAATTGTTGTCTGTTAAATTGCTCATAATTAAAAAATTTAAAAATTAATAATGGCGCTAATATTTAAAATTTAGTAATACCAGTCAAGAGGGAAACCCCTGTATTTAATGGGGGATTTCCCCCATTTTTTAGGTGAAGAAATTAGAGGGTAATAGCTTTGGACAGAAAGACTAGCATTTTGTTATGAATTGGTACTGCTTTTTGGTTTGGCTTGCTACGCGTTTTTCAAACTCCGAATCCCTTCATAAACCACAATACTAACGGCATTGGCAAGATTCAAACTTCGAATATGAGGGCTGAAAATAGGGATGTTGTAAACCGTATCTGGATTTTCTGCTATTATGTTTTTGGGCAAACCAACAGATTCTTTCCCAAAAATAAAAAACATATTGTCTTTGTAATCAATAGCGCAGTAATCTTGGGTTCCGTGACTTGAAAAATACACAAAATTTCCACCCTTGTTTTTTGCGTAAAAATCTTCAATACTTTCATAAATAAAGAGAGAAATATGCTGCCAGTAATCTAAGCCTGCTCGTTTTAAACGGGTATC comes from Aequorivita sublithincola DSM 14238 and encodes:
- a CDS encoding tRNA (cytidine(34)-2'-O)-methyltransferase, with the translated sequence MPFNIVLFQPEIHTNTGNIGRLSLASGAHLHLVKPFGFEITDTRLKRAGLDYWQHISLFIYESIEDFYAKNKGGNFVYFSSHGTQDYCAIDYKDNMFFIFGKESVGLPKNIIAENPDTVYNIPIFSPHIRSLNLANAVSIVVYEGIRSLKNA
- a CDS encoding tyrosine-type recombinase/integrase, translating into MGLLQSFSDYIGEFQEIYRLDAKHLLQKIREIIIDKSYAYTTQKQLLSALQLYLKEMHGRETDFSTLRPRSPQKVLPDILALTEVKLILDRTENIKHKAMLTTIYALGLRSGELIDLEIVHLDGSRNTVFIKQAKGKKDRMLPFPEKLKELLRAYYKTHKPKRFLFEGQDGGPYTAGSLRAVFKQATKRASIKKNVTLHSLRHAFATHLLESGTDLRVIQELLGHNTIKTTMLYTHVTYAHLLKVKSPLELL